A stretch of the Massilia sp. W12 genome encodes the following:
- the coq7 gene encoding 2-polyprenyl-3-methyl-6-methoxy-1,4-benzoquinone monooxygenase: protein MADFPFSLPRPPILDEVVRDLDRALRTVSGVAQAQRANPANACNESALDAQQKKHAAGLMRINHVGEVCAQALYNAQARFAENPQLRAELAQAGREEEDHLAWTAERLQELGYGVSILNPLWYAASYALGAAAAKLGDAASLGFVVETERQVEAHLASHLQMLPAEDAKSRAIVEQMRVDEMQHGAHAQAMGAAAVPFPVQKIMQAMAKVMTTSAYHI from the coding sequence ATGGCAGACTTCCCCTTTTCCTTACCGCGTCCGCCCATCTTGGATGAGGTGGTGCGCGATCTCGACCGCGCCCTGCGCACCGTGTCCGGCGTGGCGCAAGCGCAAAGAGCGAATCCCGCCAATGCATGCAATGAAAGTGCGCTCGATGCGCAGCAAAAAAAACATGCTGCCGGCTTGATGCGCATCAATCATGTTGGCGAAGTGTGCGCCCAGGCTTTGTATAACGCCCAAGCCCGTTTTGCAGAAAATCCGCAGTTGCGCGCCGAGTTGGCGCAAGCCGGGCGTGAAGAAGAAGACCATTTAGCCTGGACTGCCGAGCGTTTGCAGGAATTGGGATATGGCGTGAGCATTCTCAACCCCTTGTGGTATGCCGCTTCCTATGCCTTGGGGGCGGCGGCGGCCAAGCTGGGCGACGCCGCCAGCCTGGGTTTTGTGGTGGAAACTGAGCGCCAGGTGGAAGCGCATCTGGCCAGCCATTTGCAGATGTTGCCGGCAGAAGACGCCAAATCGCGTGCAATTGTCGAGCAGATGCGGGTGGATGAAATGCAGCACGGCGCCCATGCGCAGGCCATGGGGGCGGCGGCAGTGCCCTTTCCGGTGCAGAAAATCATGCAGGCGATGGCGAAGGTGATGACCACCTCCGCCTATCATATCTGA
- a CDS encoding LysR substrate-binding domain-containing protein, producing MELRQLRYFVASVDHGSLSRAALVLHIAQPALTQQLRQLEEELGAQLLHRSAQGVSATDAGKVFYEHAQAILKQVGDARQAVTQSTTRPSGAVALGLPHSISGALALPLLLAVQQTYPEIVLQLTEELSGNLSEQLKSGRINLAVLFDDGQLTQFSTTPLVEEEMHFLWRANSRFGKRRRNISLAQAVTIPLILPDLQHGVRPRIENTARSMGLKLEHVIEINSVTILKSAIMADMGATILPVAPLQDEIEREKIISCPIVKPALTRTVALCASKTIPLTTAAAAVARLVVDVSRDLCDSGRWGGARMLS from the coding sequence ATGGAATTGCGCCAACTGCGCTACTTTGTCGCCAGTGTCGATCACGGCTCGCTGTCGCGCGCCGCATTGGTCTTGCATATCGCCCAGCCGGCCTTGACCCAGCAATTGCGCCAGCTGGAAGAGGAATTGGGCGCCCAATTGCTGCACCGCTCGGCCCAGGGCGTGAGCGCAACTGACGCCGGCAAAGTGTTTTATGAACATGCGCAAGCGATTTTGAAACAGGTCGGCGATGCGCGCCAGGCTGTTACACAATCCACCACCCGCCCTTCCGGCGCTGTCGCATTAGGGCTGCCGCACAGTATTTCCGGCGCGCTTGCTTTACCGCTTTTGCTGGCAGTGCAGCAAACTTATCCAGAAATCGTGTTGCAACTGACTGAAGAATTGTCCGGCAATTTGAGCGAGCAATTGAAATCAGGCCGCATCAACCTGGCCGTGCTGTTCGATGATGGTCAATTGACGCAGTTTTCCACCACCCCGCTGGTGGAAGAGGAGATGCATTTCCTGTGGCGCGCCAACTCGCGCTTTGGCAAGCGGCGGCGCAATATCAGCCTGGCGCAAGCCGTCACCATTCCCCTGATTCTGCCGGACTTGCAGCACGGCGTGCGGCCCAGAATTGAAAACACCGCGCGCAGCATGGGCTTGAAACTGGAGCATGTGATTGAAATCAATTCGGTGACGATTTTAAAGTCCGCCATCATGGCTGATATGGGCGCCACCATTTTGCCGGTGGCCCCGCTGCAAGATGAAATCGAGCGCGAAAAAATTATTTCCTGCCCCATCGTCAAGCCGGCGCTGACGCGCACGGTGGCCCTGTGCGCCTCTAAAACCATTCCCTTGACCACAGCGGCGGCGGCAGTGGCGCGGCTGGTGGTCGATGTCAGCCGCGATCTGTGCGATAGCGGGCGCTGGGGCGGCGCCCGCATGCTGAGTTGA
- a CDS encoding OsmC family protein: MECTVRWMGQSGMSFIAETGSGHMLTMDGAPDGGGRNLAARPMELLLSGAGGCTAYDVVLILKRGRHDVRGCDVSLKAERAEQDPKVFTAIHFHFTVRGRNLPQTAVERAINLSHEKYCSASIMLEKSAKITHSFEIIDDLADAPGA; this comes from the coding sequence ATGGAATGCACAGTGCGCTGGATGGGCCAATCCGGCATGAGTTTTATCGCTGAAACCGGCTCCGGTCATATGTTGACAATGGATGGCGCGCCCGATGGCGGCGGCCGTAATCTGGCGGCGCGCCCGATGGAGTTGCTGCTGTCCGGCGCCGGCGGCTGCACAGCCTACGATGTGGTGCTGATTTTGAAACGCGGGCGGCATGATGTGCGCGGCTGCGATGTGAGCTTAAAGGCGGAGCGCGCGGAACAGGATCCGAAAGTGTTTACCGCCATCCATTTTCATTTCACCGTACGCGGCCGCAATCTGCCGCAAACAGCGGTGGAACGGGCCATCAACCTGTCCCACGAAAAATACTGTTCTGCTTCGATCATGCTGGAAAAGAGTGCGAAAATCACGCATTCCTTTGAGATCATCGACGATCTGGCAGATGCGCCGGGAGCTTGA
- a CDS encoding HNH endonuclease signature motif containing protein produces the protein MPRKKTDAQTWYRPPADDVCPLCGRIIPPEQKDAHHLIPKMKGGRETQFMHRICHRQIHALFSESELAQHYCTVEALLAHPEIQKFVNWIKRKPPGFYDRSKRSKQWR, from the coding sequence ATGCCACGCAAAAAAACTGACGCCCAGACCTGGTACCGCCCGCCGGCGGATGATGTCTGCCCTTTATGCGGACGCATCATTCCGCCGGAACAAAAAGATGCGCATCATCTGATTCCAAAAATGAAGGGCGGGCGGGAAACGCAATTCATGCACCGCATCTGCCACCGCCAGATTCACGCGCTATTCAGCGAAAGCGAACTGGCGCAGCACTATTGCACGGTGGAGGCCTTGCTGGCGCACCCGGAGATTCAAAAATTTGTGAACTGGATCAAACGCAAGCCGCCCGGTTTTTATGACCGCTCCAAGCGCAGCAAGCAATGGCGCTGA